A genomic window from Diospyros lotus cultivar Yz01 chromosome 2, ASM1463336v1, whole genome shotgun sequence includes:
- the LOC127793713 gene encoding protein Brevis radix-like 4, with the protein MLTCIARSKQLGDESLSKDDSNDPNGTSSSKEAVKSLTYQIKDMALKASGAYRCNPCTGTAAHNRNKSTAESDSDSASASERSRWPYRRTASSNSSGQWGKEMEARLKGISSGERTPASASGRRLDPIVFVEEHEPTEWVAQVEPGVLITFVSMPRGGNDLKRIRFSREMFNKWQAQRWWTENYDKVMELYNVQRLNREAFPLPTPPRSEDESSKVESAVDSPFTPPLSRERLPRTMYRPMGTGLGYSSSDSLEHHSTQTHYNYDSGVTSTPKLSSISAAKTETSSVDASIRTSSSKDADRSEELSVSNASDLETEWVEQDEPGVYITIRALPGGRKELRRVRFSREKFGEVHARLWWEENRARIHKQYL; encoded by the exons ATGCTGACCTGCATAGCTCGGTCGAAGCAGCTCGGTGATGAATCGCTTAGTAAAGATGATTCTAATGACCCTAACGGCACGTCAAGTAGCAAAGAAGCCGTTAAATCTCTCACCTATCAG ATTAAGGACATGGCATTGAAGGCGTCGGGGGCGTACCGGTGCAATCCGTGTACCGGCACGGCGGCGCATAATCGGAACAAGAGCACCGCGGAATCGGATTCGGACTCGGCGTCGGCGTCGGAGAGGTCCCGGTGGCCGTACCGTCGGACGGCGAGCTCGAACTCGTCGGGGCAGTGGGGGAAGGAAATGGAGGCGAGGCTAAAAGGGATTTCGAGCGGCGAGAGGACTCCAGCGTCGGCGAGCGGTCGCCGTCTCGACCCCATCGTCTTCGTGGAGGAGCACGAGCCGACGGAGTGGGTCGCGCAGGTGGAACCCGGCGTGCTCATCACCTTCGTTTCGATGCCACGTGGCGGGAACGATCTAAAGCGCATTCGGTTCAG CCGAGAAATGTTCAACAAATGGCAAGCTCAAAGGTGGTGGACAGAGAATTATGACAAGGTGATGGAACTATATAACGTCCAAAGGTTAAACCGTGAAGCCTTTCCGCTTCCAACCCCACCCAGATCTGAAGATGAG AGTTCAAAAGTTGAGTCTGCCGTCGACAGCCCTTTTACACCTCCGCTGAGTAGAGAACGCCTGCCTCGCACAATGTACCGTCCAATGGGAACAGGACTGGGATACTCATCCTCAGATTCACTTGAACATCACTCAACACAAACTCACTACAACTATGACTCTGGTGTCACTTCGACACCAAAACTCTCTAGTATTAGTGCAGCTAAGACAGAAACTTCATCAGTAGATGCTTCCATAAGAACAAGTTCATCAAAGGATGCAGATCGCTCTGAAGAGCTATCCGTCAGTAATGCCAGTGATCTGGAGACTGAATGGGTTGAACAGGATGAACCAGGGGTTTACATTACCATCAGAGCACTTCCTGGTGGCAGAAAGGAACTCAGACGAGTGAGATTCAG TCGAGAAAAGTTCGGGGAAGTGCATGCTAGATTGTGGTGGGAAGAGAATCGAGCCAGGATACATAAACAGTACTTATGA